A part of Bombus huntii isolate Logan2020A chromosome 16, iyBomHunt1.1, whole genome shotgun sequence genomic DNA contains:
- the LOC126874313 gene encoding AN1-type zinc finger protein 2A → MEFPHLGEHCSENSCNRLDFLPLKCDACSAIFCSEHISYNNHSCPSAYKKDIQVPVCPLCNAPVPIKRGDPPDIAVGQHIDDECQSDLRKPSQKIFSNRCSSKGCKIKEIVQVRCSDCGKNFCLKHRHPTDHACIGQEEMIRRKRLDAVENNMTVNRRNGEIFKSYQGSMSEDEALARALQASMQEANTAKQTLEAVPSGNRDRCRLS, encoded by the exons ATGGAGTTCCCACACCTAGGAGAGCATTGTTCAGAGAACAGCTGCAATCGATTGGACTTCTTGCCTCTTAAATGTGATGCATGTTCTGCAATCTTTTGTTCCGAACACATATCATACAATAACCATAGCTGCCCAAGTGcttataaaaaagatattcaaGTTCCAGTATGTCCACTTTGTAATGCTCCAGTGCCTATAAAACGTGGTGACCCTCCAGATATTGCAGTTGGGCAGCATATTGATGACGAATGTCAATCAGATTTGAGAAAACCTAGCCAGAAAATTTTTTCTAATAG ATGCTCCTCAAAAGGttgtaaaattaaagaaatagtTCAAGTACGTTGTTCCGATTGCGGTAAGAATTTCTGTTTAAAGCACAGACATCCAACGGATCACGCGTGTATAGGCCAGGAGGAGATGATACGGAGAAAACGGCTCGATGCCGTAGAAAATAATATGACAGTAAATAGGAGAAATGGCGAAATCTTCAAGAGTTATCAAGGCAGTATGAGCGAAGACGAAGCTCTCGCGAGAGCTCTCCAAGCTTCGATGCAAGAGGCAAATACTGCTAAACAAACGCTCGAGGCTGTACCTTCTGGAAATAGAGATAGGTGTAGACTCTCGTAA